From Fibrobacter sp. UWB5, the proteins below share one genomic window:
- the thiL gene encoding thiamine-phosphate kinase, translating into MFPNLGEFNFIQALLKDSADFKKEPPATRGWLGVGDDCAQFDGWLVTKDLSVENTHFRLDWSTPEQAVEKHIVSNVSDISAMGGIPRFAVLGLCINKNWSVETRSRVQAALSQGFAGRGIALIGGDTVVGDVGMFSTTLLGSLEGENSKPLLRSAVKPGDKLYVNGTLGKSDAGLWLLMNHPEAKDEFPTLVEYHLSPKICERAGAELLRLGAYGACMDISDGLSSELNHLALSSGVILQIDEQKLPIDSEVLRMCEKYGENPLNFALNGGEEYELLFANSSPKSIFMKNTQLGEVCEIGYAAEKSVGDPVNMLCKNGEKMPVQPRAWSHL; encoded by the coding sequence ATGTTTCCTAACCTAGGCGAATTCAATTTTATTCAGGCCCTTTTGAAGGACTCCGCCGACTTTAAAAAAGAACCTCCCGCGACAAGAGGCTGGCTCGGCGTGGGCGACGATTGCGCCCAATTTGACGGCTGGCTCGTGACCAAGGATTTGTCGGTCGAAAATACGCATTTCAGACTGGACTGGTCGACGCCGGAACAGGCTGTCGAAAAGCATATCGTTTCGAACGTGTCCGACATTTCCGCCATGGGCGGAATCCCGCGCTTTGCGGTTCTCGGGCTTTGCATTAACAAGAATTGGTCTGTAGAAACCCGCAGCCGAGTACAGGCTGCTCTTTCGCAAGGCTTTGCGGGGCGCGGAATTGCCTTGATTGGCGGCGATACGGTGGTGGGCGATGTGGGCATGTTTTCGACAACGCTCTTGGGCTCGCTCGAAGGTGAAAATTCGAAGCCGCTGTTGCGCTCGGCGGTAAAACCGGGCGATAAGTTGTACGTGAACGGGACGCTTGGTAAATCGGATGCTGGCCTTTGGCTGTTGATGAACCACCCCGAAGCAAAAGACGAATTCCCGACGTTGGTGGAATACCACCTTTCGCCCAAGATTTGCGAGCGTGCGGGCGCGGAACTTTTGCGCCTGGGAGCCTATGGTGCTTGCATGGATATTAGCGATGGACTTTCGTCGGAGCTGAACCATTTGGCACTTTCTTCGGGCGTGATCTTGCAAATTGACGAGCAAAAACTCCCGATTGATTCCGAAGTTTTACGAATGTGCGAAAAATATGGCGAAAATCCGCTAAATTTTGCATTAAATGGCGGAGAAGAATACGAACTTCTATTTGCAAATTCTAGCCCAAAAAGTATATTTATGAAAAATACCCAATTGGGCGAGGTGTGCGAAATTGGATATGCTGCGGAAAAATCCGTTGGCGACCCAGTGAACATGCTTTGCAAAAATGGAGAAAAAATGCCCGTTCAACCTCGGGCGTGGTCGCATTTATGA